The Candidatus Zixiibacteriota bacterium genomic interval CGACCCGCCAGTCCCGACTAAAGGAGACTCCTCACCAAAATGAGGACCAAAAGAAGAAACACAAGCCAATCTCCCGGTCAGGCAGATCCCCTTTTCATCTTTTAGACGATTAACCTTGCATCTTCGAGGACAGAGCTGGCAGGAAGAAAGGGCTTGATTTAGAATTTCAATTCGTTTAAAAAGCTCTTTGGAGTGGTAAAGCTTCAGGTATCCTGGCTTAAAATCTTCCATTTTTAATTTACGTGGATTGAGAATCTGTTGGAGTGTAAAACTTTAGTTTTACTTTTGTGTTGTGTCAGGAGCTACTCCTGACACCAAAACTTTCTGTCAGGTCTAGGACCTGACAGAACAAAAAAAACGGTAGAACAGACATTTCTGTCTGTTCAATAGGTCTTGTTTATTTTTTAGTAAATATCACTTCCAATATCAGTTCATACTCCCCATTAGAATTCGGATGCTCCATTCTCAAAACCACTTTATTTTGACTTATTCTTTTGAAGGTCTGTTTAAGCAAACTATCATGCCAATTTAAAAACAGAACTCCATCCTTAACGAAATCACAAGTTGCGGTTAAAAAATTCCCTGAGCTTTCAAACCACCAATAACGATATACTTTAGTTTTCTCATCCCAGGCAAAGATTGCATGTGCTTCTCCCTTTTGTCCTGCTACTAATGAGGAGTAATCAAAATAAACATACTTATTATCCAACGCTCTTTTGAACGTCCCAGTCCCTGAACCTGTGGCAGTTTCACTGAATGTGCTTTTTGGAACTCTATATTCTAAATCCCAATCACCTATTAAAAAGTCAAATTTCTCCATCATTTTTGACTCCTTAGGCTTAATTGGAGTATATAATTTCGTGGATTTTTCACATGAAATTTGTCAAGCAGGCTTCGCCATGCTTGACCTAAACTAGTCAATAATTTAGTTCTCAAGTTAATCAGGTTACTTTAGTGCGGATTTAATTGTCAAGGACTTATGGCTTTGAGGTTGCGTAAACTCCAAGTTCTGACAAAACACCATTGATTCGCTTCTCGAACTTTGGCTTGAGGTCCTCGTAGGTATCCCAATATGTCCAATTATGTGCTGCAAGATCGAAATGTCGAGGCGTGCCCGTTTTCGCAATTATTATGACGGGTTTTCCTACGGCATGAGCATAACCCACTTCATAATAACAGTTGGGCTTAGCTTCAGTCAGGTCAGCTATTACGAAACGCGATTTATTTATCGCGCTGATTATTGTTTCAGTGATCGTTTGTGTGTGCGTTATTTCATCTGCGCGTTGAATTGAGAATTGGTGCCTCTCGACACATGGTTTTATGACAAATTCATAGTTATGATTGATTTCCTTATTGTCAAAGGGGCAAATAAAAAATGATTCTCTTCCACGAGCTTGTTGAACTAAAAGAGCACGAAGTTCGCAATACTTACCACTTTCAATTAAAGTTATTGCCTCACGGTACATTTCTTGCGTCACATCTTTTGCCACTTCCTTGAGTTTCACTTGCATGTCATAAGAGTAGTCCCATTTAAGCTCTGTCTTGTCTTTTTTTAGGTAATCAGCTTTCTTAAGCGGCCAATCAGAGTCAACGGGACGTTCAGTCTCAAAGACCGTGAGTTGTCCGCAGGATGCCATA includes:
- a CDS encoding radical SAM protein, which codes for MEDFKPGYLKLYHSKELFKRIEILNQALSSCQLCPRRCKVNRLKDEKGICLTGRLACVSSFGPHFGEESPLVGTGGS
- a CDS encoding DUF1579 family protein, which gives rise to MMEKFDFLIGDWDLEYRVPKSTFSETATGSGTGTFKRALDNKYVYFDYSSLVAGQKGEAHAIFAWDEKTKVYRYWWFESSGNFLTATCDFVKDGVLFLNWHDSLLKQTFKRISQNKVVLRMEHPNSNGEYELILEVIFTKK